One segment of Panicum virgatum strain AP13 chromosome 3K, P.virgatum_v5, whole genome shotgun sequence DNA contains the following:
- the LOC120698029 gene encoding WD repeat-containing protein 55-like, with protein MEVLHEEMPFDLDFHPSAPLVVTSLITGELCLFRYGPESEPERLFSVKAHKESCRAVRFVDSGKVILSGSADCSVLASDVETGKAIARLEDAHEDGINRLICLTETTIATGDDEGCIKVWDTRERSCCNTFHVHEDYISDMTYVADSNQILATSGDGTLSVNNLRRNKVKSQSEFSEDELLSLVVMKNGKKVVCGTPSGALLLYSWGYFNDCSDRFLGHTQSVDTMLKLDEETLISGASDGVIRLVGILPNRIIQPLAEHSEYPIESLAFSNDKKYLGSLSHDKMLKLWDLQELLNGSQVVNGGEPVESASDGSDDDDNDDGMDVDMAPPSSKGSRSKKAGKGQSSSRPASDFFADL; from the exons atggAGGTTCTCCACGAGGAGATGCCCTTCGACCTCGACTTCCACCCGTCCGCCCCCCTCGTCGTCACGTCCCTCATCACCGGCGAGCTCTGCCT GTTTCGCTACGGCCCGGAGTCGGAGCCTGAGAG GTTGTTTTCGGTGAAAGCTCACAAGGAGTCATGCAGAGCTGTTCGCTTTGTGGACTCAGGAAAAG TGATCTTGTCGGGGTCTGCTGATTGCTCAGTTCTTGCTTCGGATGTAGAAACAGGCAAGGCCATTGCCCGCTTGGAGGATGCTCACGA GGATGGCATAAACCGCCTTATCTGTCTTACTGAAACAACAATTGCTACAGGTGACGATGAAGGCTGCATTAAG GTGTGGGATACACGGGAACGTTCTTGCTGCAACACTTTTCATGTCCATGAAGATTACATTTCAGATATGACCTATGTGGCCGACTCAAATCAAATACTGGCAACAAG TGGGGATGGAACTTTGTCAGTGAACAACCTGCGTAGGAATAAA GTAAAATCACAATCTGAATTTTCAGAAGATGAGTTGCTTTCTTTGGTGGTAATGAAG AACGGTAAAAAGGTTGTTTGTGGAACTCCAAGTGGAGCACTGTTATTATATTCATGGGGATACTTTAATGATTGCAG TGACCGCTTTCTGGGACACACACAGTCTGTGGATACAATGCTGAAG CTGGATGAAGAAACTCTGATATCTGGTGCATCAGATGGTGTGATCAG ATTAGTGGGCATCTTACCTAATAGGATAATACAGCCACTTGCTGAACATTCAGAATATCCCATTGAGTCCCTTG CTTTCTCAAACGATAAGAAATATCTAGGAAGCCTTTCACATGATAAAATGCTTAAG CTATGGGACTTGCAAGAGCTCTTGAATGGCTCACAGGTAGTTAATGGTGGTGAACCTGTTGAGTCTGCTAGCGATGGTAGTGATGACGACGACAATGATGACGGCATGGATGTAGACATGGCACCTCCCTCTTCAAAAG GATCAAGGAGTAAGAAGGCAGGCAAAGGTCAGAGTTCAAGTAGACCGGCATCAGATTTCTTTGCAGATTTATAA